In Methanobrevibacter sp., a single genomic region encodes these proteins:
- the tes gene encoding tetraether lipid synthase Tes, with product MKIKDTKSLCPECGKPLDAEVYDEDGKILIKKTCDEHGEFVNTYWSDDKLYDKMENFIPTVTKVENPCVEGEAACPSNCGLCSKHETSTVLGLIDVTNRCNLRCPICFANAAVAGYKYEPTQDEIRQMLRNLRNLKPHPCPAIQYAGGEPTVRKDIVELVKMAKEEGFTHVQIATNGIRLAKRENLAKELKEAGLNTVYLAFDGVTPEPYINNRGRDLLPDKIQAIENCRKVGLGVVLVPTLVKGINDHQIGDIIKFAFDHNENIYGVNFQPVSFAGRTPSDHVEEQRITIPDFVKAIEEVTDGQVPVDAFYPPSFVEPIAEFISLLDGEDSAKVTLNCHEHCGIATYVFRDRTEGPGKDKLIPITDFIDVEDLANKLKEYNEKLKSGKFGSRKRVLAGLTGNLPKMVHTSRTPENLDITKILLNVFAKGSYDALGDFSKDSMLISCMHFMDPFNFDEDRVKKCVIHYATPDGRIIPFCTMNSMYRESVEQKFAQPLKQKSE from the coding sequence GAAAATAAAAGATACAAAAAGTTTATGTCCGGAATGTGGTAAACCTCTTGATGCAGAAGTTTACGACGAAGACGGCAAAATCTTAATTAAAAAAACATGTGATGAACATGGGGAATTTGTAAATACATATTGGAGTGATGATAAACTATATGATAAAATGGAAAATTTCATTCCAACAGTAACAAAAGTCGAAAATCCTTGTGTGGAAGGTGAAGCGGCTTGTCCAAGCAATTGCGGATTATGTTCTAAACATGAAACCTCCACAGTTTTAGGTTTGATTGATGTAACCAACAGATGCAACTTAAGATGTCCAATTTGTTTTGCTAATGCGGCAGTTGCAGGATACAAATATGAACCTACACAGGATGAAATCAGACAAATGCTTAGGAATTTAAGAAACCTTAAACCTCATCCATGTCCAGCAATCCAATATGCCGGTGGAGAACCGACAGTTAGAAAAGACATTGTTGAACTTGTTAAAATGGCAAAAGAAGAAGGTTTTACTCATGTTCAAATTGCAACCAATGGTATAAGATTGGCTAAAAGGGAAAATCTTGCAAAAGAATTGAAAGAAGCTGGATTGAATACAGTTTACCTTGCATTTGATGGTGTAACTCCAGAACCATACATTAACAATAGAGGTAGAGATTTACTTCCAGATAAAATTCAGGCTATAGAAAACTGTAGAAAAGTCGGACTGGGAGTTGTACTTGTACCGACTTTAGTTAAAGGAATAAATGATCATCAAATTGGAGATATCATCAAATTCGCATTTGACCACAATGAAAACATTTATGGAGTAAACTTCCAGCCTGTTTCATTTGCAGGAAGAACACCTTCAGACCATGTGGAAGAACAAAGGATAACTATTCCTGACTTCGTAAAGGCTATTGAGGAAGTTACTGACGGTCAGGTTCCAGTGGATGCATTCTATCCACCTTCATTTGTTGAACCAATTGCGGAGTTCATTTCATTGCTTGATGGGGAAGATTCAGCTAAAGTTACATTAAACTGTCATGAACATTGTGGAATTGCAACTTATGTCTTCAGAGACAGAACTGAAGGTCCTGGCAAGGATAAACTAATTCCAATTACAGACTTTATTGATGTTGAGGATTTGGCTAATAAATTAAAAGAATATAATGAAAAACTTAAATCAGGTAAGTTCGGTTCACGTAAAAGGGTTTTAGCAGGTTTAACCGGTAATCTTCCAAAGATGGTTCACACTAGCAGAACTCCTGAAAATCTTGATATTACAAAGATTTTATTAAACGTTTTTGCAAAAGGTTCTTACGATGCATTAGGAGATTTCTCAAAAGATTCAATGCTCATTTCATGCATGCACTTCATGGATCCATTCAACTTTGATGAAGACAGAGTTAAAAAATGTGTTATTCATTATGCAACTCCTGATGGAAGAATCATTCCGTTCTGTACCATGAATTCAATGTATCGTGAAAGTGTAGAGCAAAAATTCGCTCAACCTTTAAAACAAAAAAGTGAATAA
- the hacB gene encoding homoaconitase small subunit, protein MEIIKGKTWTFGENIDTDVIIPGRYLRTFNPQDLADHVLEGERPDFTENVQSGDIIVADENFGCGSSREQAPVAIKTAGVSAIVAKSFARIFYRNAINIGLPVIVSDIGANDGDIISIDLSKGTLVNETTGESKTFEPFKEFMLSILEDGGLVNHYLNDSD, encoded by the coding sequence ATGGAAATTATTAAAGGAAAAACATGGACTTTCGGGGAAAATATCGATACGGATGTAATCATTCCTGGAAGATATCTAAGAACATTCAATCCTCAGGATTTGGCGGACCATGTCTTGGAGGGGGAACGTCCGGATTTCACTGAAAACGTTCAATCAGGAGATATTATTGTCGCTGATGAGAACTTCGGTTGTGGATCATCCCGTGAACAGGCACCGGTAGCTATCAAAACAGCAGGGGTAAGTGCAATTGTTGCAAAATCATTTGCAAGAATTTTTTACAGAAATGCGATTAATATTGGACTTCCGGTTATCGTTTCAGATATTGGGGCTAATGATGGAGACATTATCAGTATTGATTTGTCAAAAGGAACTTTAGTTAATGAAACCACTGGCGAGTCAAAGACATTTGAACCCTTTAAAGAGTTCATGTTGTCTATTTTAGAGGATGGTGGATTAGTCAACCATTATTTAAATGATTCTGATTAG
- a CDS encoding HVO_0476 family zinc finger protein: MDCPICGSDDIEILNSKQKTTKKKLTEEYLLKCEDCGHVFKDIISLKKPRPYRLIISEQDKSHKTTIDLSPSDELRIGDNLLTEFGQVEVSGIEVADKRVNESKLEDVKTIWAASVEIPARIGFSVDLHGEVDSYKLDLERDFEIAPGDVVKIDKHIVKVHVIKTQERKLTSGFAKANVIKRVYSKPVKFNNYDYDLTKNIFKKTE, translated from the coding sequence ATGGATTGTCCAATTTGTGGTTCAGATGACATTGAAATTTTAAATTCAAAACAAAAAACAACAAAGAAAAAATTAACTGAGGAATATTTGCTTAAATGTGAAGATTGCGGTCATGTTTTCAAGGATATTATTTCATTAAAAAAACCTAGACCTTACAGACTAATCATTTCCGAGCAGGATAAATCTCATAAAACTACAATTGATTTATCTCCAAGCGATGAACTTAGAATTGGTGATAATTTATTAACCGAATTTGGTCAGGTTGAAGTTTCAGGTATTGAAGTAGCAGATAAAAGGGTAAACGAATCAAAATTGGAAGATGTTAAAACTATTTGGGCAGCTTCTGTTGAAATTCCTGCACGTATTGGGTTTTCAGTGGATTTGCATGGTGAAGTTGACTCCTATAAGCTTGACCTTGAAAGAGATTTTGAAATAGCACCTGGAGATGTTGTTAAAATTGACAAACACATAGTTAAAGTGCATGTTATTAAAACTCAGGAAAGAAAACTGACTTCTGGTTTTGCAAAAGCGAATGTAATTAAAAGGGTTTATTCAAAACCGGTTAAATTCAATAATTATGATTATGATTTAACAAAAAATATTTTCAAAAAAACAGAATAA
- a CDS encoding tRNA (N(6)-L-threonylcarbamoyladenosine(37)-C(2))-methylthiotransferase has protein sequence MKVFIESYGCTFNQADGQIIAGNLQENDIDIVDSIEEADVVIVNTCYVKLPTEDKMTYRIQKLQKEHPDKKIIVGGCMVEIDPEKLDKIGPNISWIGPHQLNKSADVVNSTYCGDIVRETGFSKESKVNVPKVMDDSLIHIIQICEGCLGACTFCCTRFARGPLNSYPIADIVAEAQRAIDNGACEIQLTAQDTAAFGRDSGEKLSDLIKEVANLKGDFKVRVGMMHPKNILNDVGEIIDAMKHPKVYDFIHLPVQSGSDKVLSEMRRGHNISQYKDIVSKFKNEIPGIALAVDIIVGYPTESDDDFDETVKLLEEIKPSLIHLSKYQHRKGAISSSLEEIPRDVMKKRSKFLSQIKSQITEDENKELIDSIQNVLVVEKGSKGGFIAKTNSYIPVIVDDAQLGTFVDVKITEATSTYLKSELL, from the coding sequence ATGAAAGTTTTTATAGAATCTTACGGTTGTACTTTTAATCAGGCTGACGGACAAATCATTGCAGGAAATCTGCAGGAAAATGATATTGATATTGTTGACAGTATTGAGGAAGCAGATGTTGTTATTGTGAATACATGTTATGTTAAGTTGCCTACTGAAGATAAGATGACCTATAGGATTCAGAAACTTCAAAAGGAACATCCTGATAAGAAAATCATTGTTGGCGGATGTATGGTTGAAATTGATCCTGAAAAATTGGATAAGATTGGTCCGAACATTTCTTGGATTGGTCCGCATCAATTAAACAAATCTGCTGATGTCGTTAATTCCACTTATTGTGGAGATATTGTTCGTGAAACAGGTTTTTCTAAAGAATCTAAAGTTAATGTTCCAAAAGTGATGGATGATAGTTTAATTCATATCATTCAAATTTGTGAAGGTTGTCTTGGAGCATGTACATTTTGCTGTACTCGTTTTGCTCGTGGACCTTTAAACAGTTATCCAATTGCCGATATTGTTGCTGAAGCGCAAAGAGCTATTGATAATGGGGCATGTGAGATACAGTTAACTGCTCAGGATACTGCAGCATTTGGTCGGGATAGTGGTGAAAAACTATCTGATTTAATTAAAGAAGTGGCTAATTTAAAAGGAGATTTTAAAGTTCGTGTTGGAATGATGCATCCTAAAAATATTTTAAATGATGTTGGAGAAATAATCGATGCGATGAAACATCCGAAGGTATATGATTTTATACATTTGCCGGTGCAAAGTGGAAGTGATAAGGTACTCTCTGAAATGAGAAGAGGTCATAATATCTCCCAATATAAGGATATTGTCTCAAAATTCAAAAATGAAATTCCGGGCATTGCACTTGCAGTCGACATTATTGTAGGTTATCCGACAGAAAGTGACGATGATTTTGATGAAACTGTAAAATTGCTTGAAGAAATCAAACCAAGTCTGATACATTTGTCAAAATACCAACATAGGAAAGGAGCAATTTCATCATCACTTGAAGAGATTCCTCGTGATGTAATGAAGAAAAGATCAAAATTTTTATCTCAAATCAAATCACAGATAACTGAAGATGAAAACAAGGAATTAATTGATTCTATCCAAAATGTGCTTGTTGTAGAAAAAGGTTCAAAAGGTGGATTTATAGCTAAAACAAATTCATATATTCCAGTGATTGTTGATGATGCTCAATTAGGAACTTTTGTTGATGTAAAAATCACTGAAGCCACCTCAACTTATCTTAAAAGCGAATTATTGTAG